A single region of the Gemmatimonadales bacterium genome encodes:
- a CDS encoding iron-sulfur cluster assembly accessory protein: protein MSSIEQQAPAAGFALTITSRAAQEVLKFIAAEQVPADTAGLRVSVLPGGCSGFKYSLNIEERPLEDDLTFEAGGVRVFVDGFSAQYLNGVTVDYVSSMQGSGFTFSNPNATGGCGCGSSFTA, encoded by the coding sequence ATGAGCAGCATCGAGCAGCAGGCGCCGGCAGCAGGGTTTGCCCTCACGATTACGTCTCGCGCCGCGCAAGAGGTGCTCAAGTTCATCGCCGCCGAGCAGGTGCCGGCCGACACGGCCGGTCTCCGGGTGAGCGTGCTCCCGGGCGGCTGCTCGGGCTTCAAGTACAGCCTCAACATCGAGGAGCGTCCGCTCGAGGACGACCTGACGTTCGAGGCGGGCGGCGTGCGGGTGTTCGTGGACGGGTTCAGCGCGCAGTACCTGAACGGCGTCACCGTAGACTACGTCTCGTCGATGCAGGGCTCCGGCTTCACCTTCAGCAACCCGAACGCCACCGGCGGCTGCGGCTGCGGGAGCAGCTTTACCGCCTGA
- a CDS encoding sodium:solute symporter yields MSSLDLFVILAYCATSLGVGLWVARNPRTAGDYFLGARDLPAWAILLSIVATETSAITVISIPGTGARGDLTFLQLALGFIIGRIAVAVWLLPGYFRGEQETAYARLGSRFGTGTRRTMSGIFLVTRFLGDGVRIFASAIPLALVTGWSAPVSILVIGTVTMVYTWFGGFKAVVWADVFQLSVYVAGGVVALAIACHLAGGVEMVLAQAAEMGKLRMIDPTISFTRTYTLLGGLIGGAMLSAASHGTDHLIVQRLLASRSLRDARTALVGSGFAVFAQFLLFLLVGTAIWAAAAVPASAASDQIFPRFVIERLPAGLAGLVVAGILAAAMGTHSSAINALASSLTHDLYVGWTGRRDPVHLLRVGRLFSAAWAILLMAGALLFYAFDSEGRTPVVVLALSVASIAYGGLLGAYVLAGKWSRASGRDVIAGVVVSLAVMLVVFFASALARQPGLGWLTPAARLAWPWYVPLGTLLTVGVALLAGRFAPAPARGKAIWIES; encoded by the coding sequence TTGTCCTCCCTCGATCTCTTCGTCATTCTCGCCTACTGTGCCACGTCGCTCGGCGTGGGGCTCTGGGTTGCGCGCAACCCGCGCACCGCGGGCGACTACTTCCTCGGCGCGCGCGACCTTCCGGCGTGGGCCATCCTGCTCTCCATTGTCGCCACCGAGACCTCGGCCATCACGGTCATCTCGATCCCGGGCACCGGCGCCCGCGGCGATCTCACCTTTCTCCAGCTCGCGCTCGGCTTCATCATCGGACGGATCGCCGTCGCCGTGTGGCTTCTGCCCGGCTACTTTCGGGGCGAGCAGGAGACCGCGTACGCGCGGCTCGGCTCGCGCTTCGGCACGGGGACCCGGCGCACGATGTCCGGGATCTTTCTCGTAACCCGGTTCCTCGGTGACGGCGTCAGGATCTTCGCCAGCGCGATTCCGCTGGCGCTCGTGACCGGCTGGAGTGCACCGGTCTCGATCCTCGTCATCGGCACGGTGACGATGGTGTACACCTGGTTCGGCGGCTTCAAGGCCGTGGTCTGGGCCGACGTGTTTCAGTTGAGCGTGTACGTCGCGGGCGGGGTCGTGGCGCTCGCCATCGCATGCCACCTCGCCGGCGGCGTCGAAATGGTGCTGGCGCAGGCGGCCGAGATGGGCAAGCTTCGCATGATCGATCCGACGATCAGCTTTACGCGCACCTACACCCTCCTTGGCGGCCTCATCGGCGGCGCGATGCTCTCGGCGGCCTCACATGGCACCGACCACCTCATCGTGCAACGGCTGCTCGCCTCCCGCTCGCTCCGCGACGCGCGCACCGCCCTCGTGGGATCGGGCTTCGCGGTATTCGCGCAGTTCCTGCTTTTCCTGCTCGTCGGCACCGCAATCTGGGCGGCGGCGGCCGTACCGGCCTCGGCGGCGTCGGATCAGATCTTCCCCCGCTTTGTGATCGAGCGCCTGCCGGCAGGACTCGCGGGACTCGTCGTCGCCGGCATCCTGGCCGCCGCCATGGGCACCCACAGCTCGGCCATCAACGCACTGGCTTCGTCGCTCACGCACGATCTCTACGTGGGCTGGACCGGCCGGCGCGACCCGGTGCACCTGCTGCGGGTGGGACGCCTGTTCTCGGCCGCATGGGCCATCCTGCTCATGGCCGGCGCGCTGCTCTTCTATGCGTTCGATTCCGAGGGGCGGACGCCGGTGGTGGTACTCGCGCTCTCGGTTGCCTCGATCGCGTACGGCGGGCTGCTCGGCGCCTACGTGCTCGCCGGCAAGTGGTCGCGCGCGTCCGGCCGCGACGTCATCGCCGGAGTGGTCGTATCGCTCGCCGTGATGCTCGTCGTGTTCTTTGCGAGCGCGCTCGCGCGGCAGCCGGGGTTGGGCTGGCTCACGCCGGCCGCGCGGCTCGCGTGGCCCTGGTACGTGCCGCTCGGCACGCTGCTCACCGTGGGCGTGGCCCTTCTTGCCGGCCGATTCGCGCCGGCGCCGGCGCGGGGAAAGGCGATATGGATCGAGTCCTGA
- a CDS encoding BadF/BadG/BcrA/BcrD ATPase family protein: protein MDRVLIGVDAGGSKTSAVVAEGETVLARTTGPGAAMRPGRALASATTITDVARHALAEARRPQAELLVVGAAGAGRAPEREELGAALRSEGVARRVVVTTDIEIALAAAFGEAPGMVVSGGTGSVAAGRGADGALVRMGGYGWQMGDEGSGYAIGRAALGTVSRARDGRGPATALSDRLLAATRSEDFDALVRWAAGANAAEVAALAPHVLEVAAQGDVVAQGIADYAARELSQLALCLRPLLQGNGAIPVVLAGGLLESSAGLRRAVRQKLDGGAGVRVMEQTADAALGALALARRLDAGGDERAIR from the coding sequence ATGGATCGAGTCCTGATCGGCGTCGACGCGGGCGGCAGCAAAACGAGCGCCGTGGTGGCCGAGGGAGAGACCGTGCTTGCCCGCACCACCGGACCGGGCGCGGCGATGCGGCCGGGCCGCGCGCTCGCGAGCGCCACCACGATCACCGATGTGGCCCGGCACGCGCTGGCCGAGGCGCGCCGTCCGCAGGCGGAGCTGCTCGTGGTCGGTGCGGCCGGTGCGGGCCGCGCGCCGGAACGGGAGGAGCTAGGGGCAGCGCTCCGAAGTGAAGGCGTCGCGCGGCGCGTCGTTGTGACGACCGACATCGAGATTGCGCTCGCGGCCGCGTTCGGCGAGGCGCCGGGGATGGTGGTGAGCGGAGGGACCGGCAGTGTCGCGGCGGGCCGGGGGGCGGATGGCGCGCTCGTCCGCATGGGCGGCTACGGCTGGCAGATGGGCGACGAGGGGAGCGGCTACGCGATCGGCCGCGCCGCGCTTGGCACCGTGAGTCGCGCGCGGGATGGGCGTGGACCCGCGACGGCGTTGAGCGATCGGCTGCTCGCCGCCACCCGGAGCGAAGACTTCGACGCTCTGGTCCGCTGGGCGGCGGGTGCCAATGCGGCCGAGGTCGCCGCACTCGCACCGCATGTGCTGGAGGTGGCGGCACAGGGCGACGTCGTCGCGCAGGGCATTGCAGACTATGCGGCGCGCGAGCTGTCTCAGCTCGCGCTCTGTCTCCGGCCGCTGCTCCAAGGCAACGGCGCGATTCCGGTGGTGCTCGCCGGTGGATTGCTCGAATCGAGCGCCGGCCTCCGGCGCGCGGTGCGGCAGAAGCTCGACGGCGGAGCGGGCGTACGCGTCATGGAGCAGACGGCGGACGCGGCGCTTGGTGCGCTGGCATTGGCCCGCCGGCTCGATGCCGGCGGCGATGAACGTGCGATCCGCTAG
- a CDS encoding amino acid permease: MRQLFQRKPISQLLAEGDNPNALKRALGAGDLIMLAIGAVIGAGIFSAIGTAAAGQLDAAGNVVRVGAGPALVLSFVLLGFACALAGLCYAELAAMIPQAGSAYAYTYATLGELVAWIIGWDLILEYAVGNVAVAISWGGYFSNLLGSIGAQPPVWLTTGYRTALLSPDPAVHGLLYSAPRVAGVPVLLNVPAFAIVMLITWLLLRGVRESARANNIMVTIKLLVLALFVVAGLTHIDPANYHPFAPNGFRGIHQGAAIVFFAYIGFDAISTAAEETKNPQRNLPIGILGGLAVCTVIYIVIGAVLTGMVKYQKLAVADPLAEALNLAGYTTVGWIISLGAVVSMAAVLLVFQYGQPRIFFSMARDGLLPSWAAKVHGRFRTPYVTTLITGVLVALAAMVGDAGETYDLTNIGTLFAFALVSIGVLVLRYKEPERHRPFRVPFVWPVSIISALLCVFVMKGLPHQAWERFGLWLAIGLVLYFGYGYWRSRLHVGNVT; encoded by the coding sequence GCCGTGATCGGCGCGGGCATCTTCAGCGCCATCGGCACGGCGGCGGCGGGGCAGCTGGACGCGGCGGGCAACGTCGTCCGGGTCGGCGCCGGACCGGCGCTCGTGCTCTCGTTCGTGCTGCTGGGATTTGCCTGCGCCCTCGCCGGGCTCTGTTACGCGGAGCTCGCCGCGATGATTCCGCAGGCGGGGAGCGCGTACGCATACACCTATGCCACGCTGGGCGAGCTGGTGGCGTGGATCATCGGGTGGGACCTGATCCTGGAGTACGCGGTCGGCAACGTCGCGGTGGCCATCTCCTGGGGCGGGTATTTCAGCAACCTGCTCGGCTCCATCGGCGCGCAACCGCCGGTATGGCTCACGACCGGATACCGGACGGCCCTGCTGAGCCCGGATCCGGCCGTGCACGGTCTCCTTTATTCTGCGCCGCGGGTGGCCGGCGTGCCGGTGCTGCTCAACGTGCCCGCGTTCGCCATCGTCATGCTGATCACCTGGCTCCTGCTCCGCGGCGTACGTGAGAGCGCGCGCGCGAACAACATCATGGTGACCATCAAGCTGCTGGTGCTCGCGCTCTTCGTGGTGGCGGGGCTCACCCACATCGATCCGGCCAACTACCACCCATTCGCGCCGAACGGCTTCCGGGGCATCCACCAGGGCGCGGCGATCGTCTTCTTCGCCTACATCGGATTCGACGCGATCTCGACCGCCGCCGAGGAAACCAAGAATCCGCAGCGCAACCTGCCGATTGGCATCCTGGGCGGCCTCGCGGTGTGCACGGTGATCTACATCGTGATCGGCGCGGTGCTTACCGGCATGGTGAAGTATCAGAAGCTCGCGGTGGCCGATCCGCTGGCGGAGGCGCTCAACCTCGCCGGCTACACCACGGTCGGCTGGATCATCTCGCTCGGCGCGGTGGTCTCGATGGCCGCCGTGCTGCTGGTGTTCCAGTACGGGCAGCCGCGCATTTTCTTCTCCATGGCGCGCGACGGACTGCTCCCCTCCTGGGCCGCCAAGGTGCACGGCCGCTTCCGCACCCCCTACGTCACGACGCTCATCACCGGCGTCCTCGTGGCACTCGCGGCGATGGTGGGCGACGCGGGAGAAACCTACGACCTCACCAACATCGGCACCCTCTTCGCGTTCGCGCTGGTCTCGATCGGCGTGCTCGTGCTGCGCTACAAGGAACCGGAGCGCCACCGCCCATTCCGGGTGCCGTTCGTCTGGCCGGTCTCGATCATATCGGCCTTGCTCTGCGTCTTCGTCATGAAGGGACTGCCCCACCAGGCTTGGGAGCGCTTTGGGCTCTGGCTCGCGATCGGGCTCGTGCTCTACTTCGGATACGGCTACTGGCGCAGCAGACTGCACGTCGGAAACGTGACGTAG